A genomic stretch from Leptotrichia sp. HSP-536 includes:
- a CDS encoding DUF5682 family protein codes for MKTIEEYEPEAILIEGPQNAQDLIPYITSEKTKAPFCIYLSYDDKKAILNEEQGKYRAFFPFLDYSPELQALRKGTEKNIHCEFIDLSYAQKLINTPDSEIKNMENYENDRLFLQSGYYKMLMEKTGCKSFNELWEMLFEINGFYSDTKDFVRSLFYYCYFSRKNTAEQELMDQGNIIREHFMAENIKNAIKKYKKVLVVTGGIHTISLIDLITAKKLPAFDLKKIKDEKPGYLMPYSFRESDRNYGYESGMISPYFYQKLWENIKKNVKKPFENTVLNFIINTASTIRKKQPLSVTDEMQSLYMAKGLAELREKKECGVFELIDGIKAAFVKGEINSYQQPAIRNLYLLLTGMGTGSVDEKSGTPPLVNDFFEKCKKYKISTSSTTKKETKLDIFNNQNHLEKSQFFHQMSFLKTDFCNYLKSQETNLAGKGRILLRETWEYRFSANVTSILIENSVYGGTVKEAALAVLVEEISANHNNAKELSEKLVTANYMGLDSLYSIIFEKLEDIIVNEMNFLNISECIKNLYKVKTYTKNFNNKFIPALDNILNQSINRFLTLIYTVRKCGKEDEDGICDAIKFLYSYFINEPCAEKENIFIESLDSFYRDNESNSALSGISTGILYKKEIISLVDVMAKFNSFLNGVSEAKKMSTAFLKGFFNVAKDTVFIDDSILKSLNDILKDIDSGLFLEILPDLRYAFTYFLPFEIDKIAKQVSFFYDVSENVLQYEKAYNQEDVEKAILIDKYCDEKLKNWF; via the coding sequence TTGAAGACGATTGAAGAATATGAGCCAGAAGCAATATTGATAGAAGGCCCTCAAAATGCACAGGATCTCATTCCGTATATTACTTCTGAAAAGACAAAAGCTCCTTTTTGCATATATTTAAGCTACGATGACAAAAAGGCGATTTTGAATGAGGAACAAGGAAAATATCGTGCATTTTTCCCATTTCTTGATTATTCACCAGAGCTTCAGGCTTTAAGGAAAGGAACAGAAAAAAATATACATTGTGAGTTCATAGACTTGAGTTATGCCCAAAAGCTGATTAATACGCCAGACTCTGAAATTAAAAATATGGAAAATTATGAAAATGACAGGCTTTTTTTACAGAGCGGCTATTATAAGATGCTTATGGAGAAAACAGGCTGCAAGAGCTTTAATGAGCTTTGGGAAATGCTTTTTGAAATAAATGGTTTTTATTCTGATACGAAAGACTTTGTAAGAAGCCTGTTTTATTATTGCTATTTTTCGAGAAAAAATACGGCTGAGCAGGAACTGATGGATCAAGGTAACATCATAAGGGAGCATTTTATGGCTGAAAATATTAAAAATGCCATAAAAAAATATAAAAAAGTTCTCGTGGTAACAGGGGGAATACACACAATTTCACTTATAGATTTGATTACTGCTAAAAAACTTCCAGCCTTTGATCTAAAAAAAATAAAGGACGAAAAGCCAGGTTATTTAATGCCCTATTCTTTTAGGGAATCAGACAGAAATTACGGATATGAGTCGGGTATGATATCTCCTTATTTTTATCAGAAACTTTGGGAAAATATAAAAAAGAATGTAAAAAAACCTTTTGAAAATACAGTGCTAAACTTTATTATCAATACTGCGAGTACAATAAGAAAAAAACAGCCGTTATCAGTTACTGATGAAATGCAGTCACTTTATATGGCAAAAGGGCTGGCAGAATTGCGAGAAAAAAAAGAATGTGGAGTTTTTGAGCTGATTGACGGGATTAAGGCGGCTTTTGTGAAAGGGGAGATTAATTCATACCAGCAGCCTGCGATAAGAAATCTTTATTTACTTTTGACAGGGATGGGAACAGGAAGCGTAGATGAAAAAAGCGGAACGCCTCCTTTAGTAAATGATTTTTTTGAAAAATGTAAAAAATACAAAATTTCAACGTCATCAACAACCAAAAAAGAAACAAAGCTTGATATTTTCAATAATCAGAATCATTTAGAAAAAAGCCAGTTTTTTCACCAAATGTCTTTTCTAAAAACAGATTTTTGCAATTATCTGAAAAGCCAGGAAACAAATCTTGCAGGAAAAGGTAGAATTTTACTAAGAGAAACATGGGAATACCGATTTTCTGCAAATGTAACGTCGATACTTATAGAAAATTCCGTTTACGGCGGAACTGTGAAGGAAGCGGCGCTTGCTGTACTTGTAGAGGAAATATCGGCAAATCATAACAATGCAAAGGAACTTTCAGAAAAGCTGGTTACAGCCAATTATATGGGGCTTGACAGCTTGTATTCAATTATTTTTGAAAAACTGGAAGATATTATTGTAAATGAAATGAATTTTTTAAATATTTCAGAATGTATAAAAAATTTGTATAAAGTGAAAACTTACACAAAAAATTTTAATAATAAATTTATCCCTGCTTTGGATAACATTCTGAATCAGAGTATTAACAGATTCTTGACATTGATATATACGGTTAGAAAATGTGGAAAGGAAGATGAAGATGGGATTTGCGATGCCATAAAATTTCTTTATAGCTATTTTATAAACGAGCCTTGTGCTGAAAAGGAAAATATTTTTATTGAAAGCCTAGATTCATTTTACAGGGACAATGAGTCAAATTCGGCACTTTCAGGAATTTCCACAGGAATACTTTACAAAAAAGAAATTATTTCTTTAGTAGACGTTATGGCTAAATTTAATTCCTTTCTAAATGGTGTTTCCGAAGCTAAAAAAATGTCCACCGCCTTTCTAAAAGGCTTTTTCAATGTGGCAAAAGATACGGTTTTCATAGATGACAGCATTTTAAAATCGTTAAATGACATACTAAAGGACATAGATTCTGGCTTATTTTTGGAAATACTGCCAGATTTGAGATATGCTTTTACCTATTTTCTTCCATTTGAAATAGACAAAATAGCAAAACAGGTATCCTTTTTCTACGATGTTTCAGAAAATGTGCTGCAATATGAGAAAGCATACAATCAAGAAGATGTTGAAAAGGCAATTTTAATTGATAAATATTGTGATGAAAAATTAAAAAACTGGTTTTAA
- a CDS encoding VWA domain-containing protein, with protein MEDIENLNKWRLILGNFAQNNISLDPQYSDMDSVLDFLYSREYSEEKGIRKEDSNETSKMGGRGGSSLTVPQWIGKVRRLFPKETVEIMQKQAISKYNLTELLTDEKILKDMQPDMELLKNILMFKNMMSSQVLRTAKKIIGEVVNDIEKQLKKEIIETFYGKKNPYKSSPIRTMKNFDLKKTVRRNLKNYDVQNKVLVPSRLYFSSRIKKQNEYSIIIAVDQSGSMISSVIYSAVMAGIFSSLSMFDTKLIVFDTSIVDLSDYVASPVEILLSVQLGGGTDISRALDYAITKIMQPQKTIVVLVSDLYDGYSYGQMYRRISDIVEGGSKMFVLPALDYDACGSYDKNAAAKMASLGADVAAITPKELAQWIAKIVL; from the coding sequence ATGGAAGACATCGAAAATCTCAATAAATGGAGGCTTATTTTAGGAAATTTTGCACAAAATAACATTAGTCTTGATCCTCAATATTCGGATATGGATTCTGTTCTTGACTTTTTATATTCAAGAGAATATTCAGAAGAAAAGGGGATTAGGAAGGAAGATAGTAATGAGACTTCGAAAATGGGGGGAAGAGGGGGTTCCAGTCTGACGGTTCCACAGTGGATTGGAAAAGTTAGAAGACTGTTTCCAAAAGAAACTGTGGAAATAATGCAAAAACAAGCTATTTCCAAGTATAATCTTACAGAGCTTCTTACAGATGAAAAAATTCTAAAGGATATGCAGCCTGATATGGAACTTCTGAAAAATATATTAATGTTTAAAAATATGATGAGCTCTCAAGTTTTGAGAACCGCCAAAAAAATTATTGGCGAAGTTGTAAATGATATTGAAAAACAGCTAAAAAAAGAAATAATTGAAACTTTTTATGGAAAAAAGAATCCGTATAAAAGCAGTCCAATTAGAACAATGAAAAATTTTGACTTGAAAAAAACTGTTAGGAGAAATTTAAAAAATTATGATGTTCAAAATAAAGTTTTAGTGCCATCCAGACTTTACTTTTCTTCAAGAATAAAAAAACAGAACGAATATAGTATCATAATCGCTGTAGATCAGAGTGGAAGTATGATCTCATCTGTAATATATAGTGCCGTTATGGCTGGAATTTTTTCATCTCTTTCCATGTTTGACACAAAATTAATAGTTTTTGATACAAGCATTGTGGATTTGTCAGATTATGTGGCTTCTCCCGTAGAAATTCTTTTAAGTGTTCAGCTTGGAGGCGGGACTGACATTTCAAGGGCATTAGATTATGCAATTACGAAAATTATGCAGCCTCAGAAGACTATTGTTGTGCTTGTCAGTGATTTGTATGACGGATACAGCTATGGACAGATGTATAGGAGAATATCTGATATAGTTGAGGGAGGATCCAAAATGTTCGTGCTTCCTGCCTTAGACTATGATGCGTGTGGAAGCTATGATAAAAATGCCGCTGCAAAAATGGCAAGCCTGGGAGCAGATGTGGCGGCAATAACACCAAAGGAGCTGGCTCAATGGATAGCAAAAATAGTATTATAA
- a CDS encoding SWIM zinc finger family protein, with protein MDSKNSIINKITQFLSFMNEDFIISLSNKGTYKRSLKDLDKMDKKNISVSLTDNEDIQIKLEDNTVTLNQNIQKSVCSCPSQGVCKHITMSLLYLKEFYEENKEVEAEEMLDNEKTLKNEDISIENKMENSEISYRELEELTAEKLLEILGKKTYNSLINSLFLRNDATFEYGEMLCVNIENQNVKIYFPKKNSLENAVCSCKENKICRHKAYALMAYLMKSGKITRENLEQEKIEIGEKESEILKNLKMFVISLFDRGISGLIETDVSQAEKFYIQTYGIKLFLLAQDLQNVSSELNSYFSKNISFSETRLMHFLCNIYNRIDAILAIKNQEKLAILAGKRQEEKFNLSSISLFGLGTTPVITKRNDLLLTAYFYCDDIDQILSMSTLRPYEYPKQAKSLFNIGQIWSNELSFKEVSGARLILKNARISMGKVSLTKQSASRLKGITSLANIEKIAICNYKDILENLHKKKFDYFQPVSPNKNIFLVKVSKTEDIFYDEIFQKLRFSCFDKFNSKIDFEINYSSINESIIKYFEREKDNLKFDYVLGNIFEKNGNLSGKFLNSITDGKIENLFFK; from the coding sequence ATGGATAGCAAAAATAGTATTATAAATAAAATAACCCAATTTTTATCTTTTATGAATGAAGATTTTATAATAAGCCTTTCCAATAAAGGGACTTACAAGCGTTCATTAAAGGACTTAGATAAAATGGACAAAAAGAATATTTCCGTTTCATTGACAGATAATGAGGATATTCAGATAAAGCTGGAAGACAATACTGTAACATTAAATCAAAATATACAGAAAAGTGTGTGCAGCTGTCCATCTCAGGGAGTTTGTAAGCATATTACAATGTCCTTGCTTTACTTGAAGGAATTTTATGAAGAAAATAAAGAAGTTGAAGCAGAGGAAATGTTGGATAATGAGAAAACTTTAAAAAATGAAGATATTTCTATAGAAAATAAAATGGAGAACTCAGAAATTTCTTACAGGGAGCTGGAAGAGCTGACAGCAGAAAAACTTTTGGAAATACTAGGCAAAAAAACGTATAATTCGCTTATAAATTCACTTTTTTTACGAAATGACGCAACTTTTGAATATGGCGAAATGCTTTGTGTAAATATTGAGAATCAAAATGTGAAAATATATTTTCCAAAGAAAAATTCACTGGAAAATGCAGTTTGTTCGTGCAAGGAAAATAAAATTTGCAGGCACAAGGCGTATGCTTTAATGGCGTATCTTATGAAAAGTGGGAAAATTACAAGAGAAAATTTGGAACAGGAGAAAATTGAAATTGGAGAAAAAGAAAGTGAAATACTGAAAAATTTGAAAATGTTTGTTATTTCCCTATTTGACAGGGGTATATCAGGATTAATTGAAACTGATGTAAGTCAGGCAGAAAAATTTTATATTCAGACTTACGGAATCAAATTATTTTTACTTGCTCAGGATTTACAGAATGTTTCAAGCGAACTGAATTCTTATTTTTCCAAAAATATATCTTTTTCTGAAACAAGGCTAATGCACTTCTTATGTAACATTTACAACAGAATCGATGCAATTTTGGCTATAAAAAATCAGGAAAAACTTGCAATACTGGCTGGAAAAAGGCAGGAAGAAAAATTTAATCTTAGCAGCATAAGCCTTTTTGGGCTGGGAACAACGCCTGTAATTACTAAAAGAAACGATTTACTGCTTACAGCCTATTTTTACTGCGATGATATTGATCAGATTTTATCAATGAGCACATTACGTCCCTATGAATATCCGAAGCAGGCAAAAAGTTTATTTAACATTGGACAAATCTGGAGCAATGAACTTTCCTTCAAAGAAGTTTCAGGTGCAAGGCTGATTTTAAAAAATGCAAGAATTTCAATGGGAAAAGTATCTTTAACAAAACAATCTGCAAGCAGATTGAAAGGAATAACCTCTCTAGCGAACATTGAAAAAATAGCCATTTGCAATTATAAAGACATTTTAGAAAACCTTCATAAGAAAAAGTTTGATTATTTTCAACCAGTTTCTCCAAATAAAAATATCTTTCTTGTAAAAGTTTCAAAAACTGAGGATATATTTTATGATGAAATTTTTCAAAAGCTAAGATTTTCCTGTTTTGACAAATTTAACAGCAAAATAGATTTTGAAATAAATTATAGCTCAATTAATGAGAGCATTATCAAGTATTTTGAAAGGGAAAAAGATAATTTAAAATTTGACTATGTTTTGGGAAATATTTTTGAAAAAAATGGTAATTTAAGCGGAAAATTTTTGAATAGCATAACTGATGGAAAGATAGAAAATTTATTTTTTAAGTAG
- the nspC gene encoding carboxynorspermidine decarboxylase produces the protein MLKNKYLNMDITNLPTPAFIVDERLLKRNLEILKSVIDRTGCKILLAQKGFSMFYFYPLISQYLNGTTASSLFEARLGYEEMELKNPHKKLETHIFNPSYRKDEFNEIMEITNHIVFNSFNQWKKFKSKVKEFEEKNNKKISCGLRLNPEFSEVETEIYNPAGRFSRFGVTLENFKEDEIEGLDGFHFHALCEQNSDALENVLKIFEQKFGKYLYNMKWLNFGGGHHITREDYDIEKLVKCINYIKEKYDVEVYLEPGEAVALNTGFLVSEVLDITKNEMDILLMDTSASCHMPDVIEMPYRPFIFGSGMPNEKKYTYRLGGPTCLAGDVIGDYSFDEPVKVGDKLIFTDMAHYSMVKTNTFNGINLPVIAVYTEKGGVEVIRKFEYEDFRNRLS, from the coding sequence ATGTTAAAAAACAAATATTTGAATATGGATATAACAAACTTGCCAACACCAGCCTTTATAGTTGATGAAAGGTTATTAAAAAGAAATCTTGAAATATTAAAAAGTGTAATTGACAGAACAGGATGTAAAATATTGCTTGCACAAAAGGGATTTTCGATGTTTTATTTTTATCCGTTAATTAGTCAATACTTAAATGGTACGACTGCAAGCTCGCTATTTGAAGCAAGGCTTGGGTATGAGGAAATGGAACTAAAAAATCCTCATAAAAAGCTGGAAACTCATATTTTTAATCCGTCTTACAGGAAAGATGAGTTTAATGAAATAATGGAAATTACAAATCATATTGTTTTTAATTCTTTCAATCAATGGAAAAAATTTAAAAGTAAAGTAAAGGAATTTGAAGAAAAAAATAATAAAAAAATTAGCTGTGGACTTCGATTAAATCCAGAATTTTCAGAAGTTGAAACAGAAATTTATAATCCAGCGGGAAGGTTCTCAAGATTTGGCGTAACACTCGAAAACTTTAAGGAAGATGAGATTGAAGGCTTGGATGGCTTTCATTTCCATGCACTCTGTGAGCAAAATTCAGATGCGCTTGAAAATGTGTTAAAAATTTTTGAACAAAAATTTGGGAAATACCTGTATAACATGAAATGGCTAAATTTTGGCGGAGGGCATCACATTACAAGGGAAGATTACGACATTGAAAAACTTGTAAAATGTATAAATTATATAAAAGAAAAATATGATGTGGAAGTGTATTTGGAGCCAGGAGAAGCAGTTGCCTTAAATACAGGATTTTTAGTTTCAGAAGTTTTAGATATTACAAAAAATGAGATGGATATTTTGTTAATGGATACTTCGGCTTCGTGCCATATGCCCGATGTAATTGAAATGCCATACCGTCCATTTATTTTTGGTTCAGGAATGCCAAATGAGAAGAAATACACTTATAGACTGGGAGGGCCTACTTGTCTTGCTGGAGATGTAATCGGAGATTATTCCTTTGATGAACCTGTAAAAGTGGGAGATAAGCTTATTTTTACTGATATGGCACATTATAGCATGGTTAAGACCAATACTTTCAATGGGATAAATTTGCCTGTGATTGCGGTTTATACAGAAAAAGGCGGAGTAGAGGTCATTAGAAAATTTGAGTATGAGGACTTTAGGAATAGATTGTCTTAA
- a CDS encoding RNA 2'-phosphotransferase: MEKERMKKLGRFLSFILRHSPQTINIKLDKNGWADVNELIKGINENGKKINFEMLNEIVETNDKKRYEFNENFTKIRACQGHSLDVDLELKSVIPPKFLYHGTAERFLPKIKSEGIKKISRQYVHLSETYETAYNVGKRHGKPFIIKVLAEKMYKDGKKFFISKNGVWLTDNVEVKYLEF, from the coding sequence ATGGAGAAGGAAAGGATGAAAAAATTAGGAAGGTTTCTAAGTTTTATTTTAAGACATTCGCCACAGACAATTAATATAAAATTGGATAAAAATGGATGGGCTGATGTAAATGAATTGATTAAAGGAATTAACGAAAATGGAAAAAAGATAAATTTTGAAATGCTAAATGAAATTGTAGAAACAAATGATAAAAAAAGATATGAATTTAATGAAAATTTTACAAAAATTAGAGCTTGTCAAGGGCATAGTTTAGATGTAGATTTGGAACTAAAATCAGTAATACCGCCAAAATTTCTTTATCATGGAACAGCAGAAAGATTTCTCCCCAAAATTAAAAGTGAAGGAATAAAAAAAATTAGCAGGCAATATGTACATTTGTCTGAAACTTATGAAACAGCCTATAATGTTGGAAAAAGACATGGAAAGCCTTTTATTATAAAGGTTTTAGCTGAAAAGATGTATAAAGATGGGAAAAAATTTTTTATTTCAAAAAATGGCGTTTGGCTAACAGATAATGTCGAAGTGAAATATTTAGAATTTTAG
- a CDS encoding Gfo/Idh/MocA family protein produces the protein MKLGIVGSGMIVKEFLPSLVKLEDLEILGIQGTKSGIGKVEEICKKYNIPNFTDNFDELCNFGIDTVYIAVPNFLHFEFCKKALEKGINVIVEKPITTNYREAKELEKLAKEKKLFLFEAITTLYFENYKKIKEWITKIGNIKLVQSQYSQYSSRYDAFKRGEILPVFDPEKAGGALMDLGLYNLHYVLGLFGKPENVKYYANIERNIDTSGVLIMKYKNFSAMCVCAKDSEGERIGVIQGSEGKIVSEEAPGLVGKVTLKLYDGTTESFDDGFSKDRVVPEFTQFIRAVKENDLEFCYRQLEKSLLVSEVQTKARIDAGIKFTQD, from the coding sequence ATGAAATTGGGAATTGTTGGTTCAGGGATGATTGTTAAGGAGTTTTTGCCTAGCCTTGTGAAACTGGAAGATTTGGAAATTTTGGGAATACAGGGAACAAAATCGGGAATTGGAAAAGTTGAGGAAATTTGCAAAAAATATAATATTCCGAATTTTACAGATAATTTTGATGAATTATGTAATTTTGGAATTGATACAGTTTATATTGCTGTTCCGAATTTTTTGCATTTTGAATTTTGCAAAAAGGCATTGGAAAAAGGAATCAATGTTATTGTAGAAAAACCAATTACAACAAACTATCGTGAAGCTAAGGAACTGGAAAAATTGGCTAAAGAAAAAAAATTATTCTTATTTGAAGCGATAACTACACTTTATTTTGAAAATTATAAAAAGATAAAAGAGTGGATTACAAAAATTGGAAACATAAAACTTGTTCAAAGCCAATATAGCCAATATTCCAGCAGATACGATGCTTTTAAAAGAGGAGAAATCTTGCCTGTGTTTGACCCTGAAAAAGCTGGTGGGGCATTAATGGACTTGGGACTTTACAATTTGCATTATGTATTGGGACTTTTTGGAAAGCCTGAAAATGTGAAGTATTATGCAAATATTGAAAGAAATATTGACACAAGCGGAGTTCTTATAATGAAATATAAAAATTTCAGTGCTATGTGTGTATGCGCAAAGGATAGTGAAGGTGAAAGAATAGGAGTAATTCAGGGAAGTGAAGGAAAAATTGTAAGTGAAGAAGCTCCTGGACTTGTCGGAAAAGTTACATTAAAACTGTACGATGGAACGACAGAAAGTTTTGATGATGGATTTTCAAAGGATAGGGTTGTACCTGAATTTACACAATTTATTCGTGCAGTAAAAGAAAATGACTTGGAATTTTGTTATAGACAGCTGGAAAAAAGTCTGTTGGTAAGTGAGGTTCAGACAAAAGCCAGAATTGATGCAGGAATTAAATTTACACAAGACTAG
- a CDS encoding glycosyltransferase family 2 protein: protein MEKEKEIEKEKVSIIVPMYNAEKFIGKTIESVLAQTYQNWEMLIMNDVSTDNSLAIVSVYAKKDERIKIVNTEKNVGVVKGRNFLIDLASGKYIAFLDADDYWHNKKLEKQIKFMKEKNASISCTEYTRVKENEEKINDVIIKENIFYNDMLKNNYLGCLTVIYDAEKIGKRYFKELEKNEDYVLWLEIVKDVDIIYGLKENLAYYRVLDNSRSSNKVKTAKVRWEIYRKIEKLSLLKSIYYFLHYAVRAVLKNG, encoded by the coding sequence ATGGAAAAAGAAAAAGAGATAGAAAAGGAAAAAGTTTCAATAATTGTTCCAATGTACAATGCAGAAAAATTTATTGGAAAAACAATTGAATCAGTTCTCGCTCAAACTTATCAAAACTGGGAAATGCTGATTATGAACGATGTTTCCACAGATAACAGCCTCGCCATTGTGAGTGTGTATGCAAAAAAAGATGAAAGAATAAAGATTGTAAATACTGAAAAAAATGTAGGTGTTGTAAAAGGAAGAAACTTTTTAATTGACTTGGCAAGCGGAAAATACATTGCATTTTTAGACGCTGATGATTATTGGCATAATAAAAAATTGGAAAAGCAGATAAAATTTATGAAAGAAAAAAATGCCAGCATTAGCTGTACAGAATACACAAGAGTCAAAGAAAATGAAGAAAAAATCAATGACGTTATTATAAAGGAAAACATTTTTTATAATGATATGTTAAAAAATAATTATTTAGGCTGTCTTACAGTCATATATGATGCTGAAAAAATTGGAAAAAGATATTTTAAGGAACTGGAGAAAAATGAAGATTATGTTCTTTGGCTAGAAATTGTAAAAGATGTCGATATAATTTATGGACTTAAGGAAAATTTGGCATATTATCGAGTGCTGGATAATTCACGTTCGAGCAATAAAGTTAAAACAGCAAAAGTGCGTTGGGAAATTTATCGAAAAATTGAAAAATTATCACTCCTGAAATCAATTTATTATTTTTTACATTATGCAGTAAGGGCAGTATTGAAAAATGGATAA
- a CDS encoding EndoU domain-containing protein: MHGDVRIVKKVGNPAKNGVYRASIEVKKKDGTWQEKTSNGGVNTMFPENWDEARIIDEINSAWENRKDVKGKDSNMWQGISKSGVLIRGYKSPRITAYPIYENR, translated from the coding sequence TTGCATGGAGATGTCAGAATTGTGAAAAAAGTTGGAAATCCAGCTAAAAATGGTGTTTATCGGGCAAGCATTGAAGTGAAGAAAAAAGATGGAACTTGGCAGGAAAAAACTTCTAATGGCGGAGTGAATACAATGTTTCCTGAAAATTGGGATGAAGCTAGAATTATTGATGAAATAAATTCTGCCTGGGAAAATAGAAAAGATGTAAAAGGAAAAGACAGTAACATGTGGCAAGGTATCAGTAAAAGCGGAGTTTTGATTCGTGGTTATAAAAGTCCTAGAATAACGGCTTATCCTATTTATGAAAATCGATAA
- a CDS encoding RNA-guided endonuclease InsQ/TnpB family protein, translated as MIYEFFQKRAKFPKFKSKKNSVKSYTTNCVNNSIRIEKNKYLVLPKLKKVKLKYHREIPGDYRIKSVTLTNSNGNYYVSVLTEFEKEIQKIPSSDKVIGLDFSMSKLFVSSESQRADYPRYFRMLEKKMKKLQKSLSRKVKFSKNWYRQRAKISKLHEYIKNCRRDFLHKLSKKLSEAYNAVVVEDLNMKGMSQELNFGKSIGDNGWGMFLRMLEYKLMFSGKQFLKIDKWFPSSKTCSKCGNVKEELKLSERNYKCECCGIEIDRDCNAALNIKNIGKEMMEY; from the coding sequence ATCATTTACGAATTTTTTCAGAAGAGAGCGAAGTTTCCAAAGTTCAAATCTAAAAAGAATAGTGTTAAAAGTTATACGACAAATTGTGTGAACAATTCGATACGAATTGAGAAAAATAAATATTTGGTTTTGCCAAAATTGAAAAAAGTCAAATTGAAATATCATAGAGAAATACCAGGGGATTACAGGATAAAGTCGGTAACATTGACAAATAGTAATGGAAATTATTATGTTTCTGTTTTGACGGAATTTGAAAAAGAAATTCAAAAAATCCCAAGTAGTGATAAAGTAATTGGACTTGATTTTTCAATGTCTAAATTATTTGTCAGTTCTGAAAGCCAAAGGGCTGATTATCCAAGATATTTTAGGATGTTGGAGAAAAAAATGAAAAAATTACAAAAATCATTATCAAGAAAAGTGAAATTTTCTAAAAATTGGTATAGACAAAGAGCGAAAATATCAAAATTGCATGAATATATCAAAAATTGTCGAAGAGATTTTTTACATAAACTATCGAAAAAATTGTCTGAAGCATATAATGCTGTGGTTGTTGAGGATTTGAATATGAAAGGGATGAGCCAGGAATTAAATTTTGGGAAAAGTATAGGAGATAATGGGTGGGGAATGTTTTTGAGAATGCTTGAGTATAAGTTGATGTTTTCAGGGAAACAATTTTTGAAAATAGATAAGTGGTTTCCGTCATCGAAAACTTGTAGTAAATGTGGAAACGTTAAAGAGGAACTGAAATTATCAGAAAGAAATTATAAATGTGAGTGCTGCGGAATTGAAATTGACAGAGATTGCAATGCGGCATTGAATATAAAAAACATTGGAAAAGAAATGATGGAATATTAG
- a CDS encoding helix-turn-helix domain-containing protein, which yields MKYNLAFKYRIYPNKDQELLINKTFGCVRFVYNTILYTANKIYEETGKNKIITPASLKSENQFLKEVDSLALSNAQLNVKRSFTNFFRRERSFQSSNLKRIVLKVIRQIV from the coding sequence ATGAAATATAATTTAGCATTCAAATACAGAATTTATCCAAATAAAGATCAGGAATTATTGATAAACAAGACTTTCGGATGTGTTCGTTTTGTCTACAATACAATTTTGTACACTGCGAATAAAATTTATGAAGAAACTGGAAAAAATAAAATAATTACACCTGCCAGTTTGAAGAGTGAAAACCAATTTTTGAAAGAAGTGGACAGTCTGGCACTTTCAAATGCTCAGCTAAATGTAAAACGATCATTTACGAATTTTTTCAGAAGAGAGCGAAGTTTCCAAAGTTCAAATCTAAAAAGAATAGTGTTAAAAGTTATACGACAAATTGTGTGA
- a CDS encoding YbgA family protein — protein sequence MNKKKECEELWAKNKYYVLSKSHKVYLEIRKYLKEKEIDIVFINERIQKVRDMKESKKDFSNAILHLWGYFKKKATKIEKQGLFNILEEYMGGRNNQKSVIEYINTLLKKYPNKYLQESTLLTGEKDETMA from the coding sequence ATGAATAAAAAAAAAGAATGCGAAGAGCTATGGGCAAAAAATAAATATTATGTGTTAAGCAAATCGCATAAAGTGTACTTAGAAATAAGAAAGTATTTGAAAGAAAAAGAAATTGATATTGTATTTATTAATGAAAGAATACAAAAAGTAAGGGATATGAAAGAAAGTAAAAAAGATTTTAGTAATGCAATTCTTCATTTATGGGGATATTTCAAAAAAAAGGCAACGAAGATCGAAAAACAAGGATTATTTAACATACTGGAAGAATATATGGGAGGGAGAAATAATCAGAAATCGGTAATTGAATATATCAATACTTTACTAAAGAAATATCCAAATAAATATTTACAAGAATCTACTTTATTAACAGGAGAAAAAGATGAGACTATGGCATGA